A region of Saccharomyces mikatae IFO 1815 strain IFO1815 genome assembly, chromosome: 12 DNA encodes the following proteins:
- the RCK2 gene encoding serine/threonine protein kinase RCK2 (similar to Saccharomyces cerevisiae RCK1 (YGL158W) and RCK2 (YLR248W); ancestral locus Anc_1.390) translates to MLKIKALFSKKKPGQADLSQGSKKSFKGKTKSSGADNRNVSQDISSANEIYQNRNTTQYSNAIADDHHMKSLTDELVATIDSDSSPSDNITTENVETVIPESEINVRESFEDQISYDPLISDGSLPEESVVMDDSQDDDTDDEHLEDETPEKSFLEQKELMGYRLINKIGEGAFSKVFRAIPAKNSSNEFLSKNYKAVAIKVIKKADLSSINGDHHKKDKGKDSTKTSSRDQVLKEVALHKTVSAGCSQIVAFIDFQETDSYYYIIQELLTGGEIFGEIVRLTYFSEDLSKHVIKQLALAVKHMHSLGVVHRDIKPENLLFEPIEFTPSVKPKFRKSDDPQTKADEGIFTPEIGGGGIGIVKLADFGLSKQIFSKNTKTPCGTVGYTAPEVVKDEHYSMKVDMWGIGCVLYTMLCGFPPFYDEKIDTLTEKISRGEYTFLKPWWDEISAGAKNAVAKLLELEPSKRYDIDQFLNDPWLNSFDCLPKKGESSQKKAGTSEKRHLHKKQFQLFQRDSSLLFSPAAVAMRDAFDIGNAVKRTEEDRMGTRGGLGSLVEDEESEDNYNDARGDEQLEQNMFQLTLDTSTILQRRKKVQKDDLGPQVPISATIQE, encoded by the coding sequence ATGCTCAAAATAAAGGCTCTTTTCtcgaaaaagaaaccgGGCCAAGCGGATTTGTCTCAGGGATCTAAAAAATCATTCAAGGGTAAGACTAAGTCGAGCGGTGCGGATAATAGAAATGTTTCCCAGGATATTTCCTCTGCTAATGAAATTTATCAGAATAGAAATACAACTCAGTATTCAAATGCTATCGCTGATGATCATCATATGAAGTCTTTAACCGATGAATTAGTAGCCACAATAGATTCAGATTCCTCTCCTAGTGATAACATTACCACTGAAAATGTAGAAACAGTTATTCCTGAATCAGAAATAAATGTTCGtgaaagttttgaagatCAAATAAGTTATGACCCGTTAATTTCTGATGGATCTCTTCCGGAAGAGAGTGTGGTTATGGATGATAGTCAAGATGACGATACTGATGATGAACACTTGGAAGATGAAACCCCAGAAAAGTCCTTTCTCGAACAGAAGGAGCTAATGGGTTACAGACTAATCAATAAAATTGGTGAAGGTGCCTTTTCAAAGGTCTTTCGAGCCATACCTGCTAAAAATAGTTCTAATGAGTTTCTAAGCAAAAACTATAAAGCCGTAGCCATTAAAGTTATTAAAAAGGCAGATTTATCCTCAATTAATGGTGATCATCACAAAAAAGACAAAGGGAAGGACAGCACTAAGACTTCTTCTAGAGATcaagttttgaaagaggTTGCACTACATAAAACGGTCTCTGCTGGTTGTTCACAAATTGTCGCTTTCATagattttcaagaaacagATAGTtactattatattattcaaGAGTTGCTAACTGGCGGAGAAATATTTGGCGAGATTGTCAGATTAACCTATTTCAGCGAAGATTTATCAAAACATGTAATCAAACAATTAGCACTGGCTGTTAAACATATGCATTCATTAGGTGTAGTGCATCGTGATATAAAACCGGAAAATCTTCTGTTCGAGCCGATTGAGTTCACACCCTCCGTAAAACCAAAATTCAGGAAATCGGATGATCCGCAAACGAAGGCAGACGAAGGTATATTCACGCCGGAAATTGGTGGTGGTGGAATCGGTATAGTAAAACTAGCTGATTTTGGTTTGTCTAAACAAATCTTCTCCAAAAACACCAAGACTCCTTGTGGTACGGTAGGTTATACTGCTCCTGAAGTTGTCAAAGATGAACACTACTCTATGAAAGTAGACATGTGGGGAATTGGTTGTGTTTTATACACAATGTTATGTGGGTTTCCACCATtttatgatgaaaaaattgacacCTTGACcgaaaaaatatcaagagGTGAGTATACTTTTCTAAAACCTTGGTGGGATGAAATTAGTGCCGGTGCTAAGAATGCTGTAGCTAAACTATTAGAATTAGAGCCATCTAAAAGATATGATATCGACCAATTTTTGAACGACCCATGGTTGAACTCATTCGATTGTCTACCAAAGAAGGGCGAATCTTCACAAAAGAAAGCAGGTACTTCCGAGAAACGCCATCTACATAAGAAACAATTCCAACTTTTTCAGAGAGATTCCTCGCTACTGTTTTCACCAGCTGCTGTTGCTATGCGTGATGCCTTTGACATTGGTAACGCTGTGAAACGTACCGAAGAAGATCGTATGGGAACGCGTGGAGGACTGGGTTCGCTTGTTGAAGACGAGGAATCGGAAGATAATTACAATGACGCTCGAGGAGATGAACAACTGGAACAAAACATGTTCCAACTAACTCTGGATACGTCTACAATTTTACAAAGGAGAAAGAAGGTTCAAAAGGATGACCTGGGACCACAAGTTCCAATTAGTGCCACCATCCAGGAATAG
- the YEF3 gene encoding translation elongation factor EF-3 (similar to Saccharomyces cerevisiae YEF3 (YLR249W) and HEF3 (YNL014W); ancestral locus Anc_1.391): MSDSQQSIKVLEELFQKLSVATADNRDDIASEVASFLNGNIIEHDVPEHFFCELTKGIKDKKTAANSMQAVAHIANQSNLSPSVEPYIVELVPAICSNAGHKDKEIQTIASETLISIVNAVNPVAVKALLPHLTNAIVETNKWQEKISILAAFSAMVDAAKDQVALRMPELIPVLSETMWDTKKEVKAAATATMTKATETVDNKDIERFIPSLIQCIADPTQVPETVHLLGATTFVAEVTPATLSIMVPLLSRGLNERETGIKRKSAVIIDNMCKLVEDPQVIAPFLGKLLPGLKGNFATIADPEAREVTLRALKTLKRVGNVGEDDVIPEASHAGDVSTTLQVVNDLLKEETVAPRFKIVVEYIAAIGADLIDERIIDQQAWFTHITPYMTIFLHEKKAKDILDEFRKRAVDNIPVGPNFDDEEDEGEDLCNCEFSLAYGAKILLNKTQLRLKRARRYGICGPNGCGKSTLMRAIANGQVDGFPTQEECRTVYVEHDIDGTHSDTSVLDFVFESGVGTKEAIKDKLIEFGFTDEMISMPISALSGGWKMKLALARAVLRNADILLLDEPTNHLDTVNVAWLVNYLNTCGITSITISHDSVFLDNVCEYIINYEGLKLRKYKGNFTEFVKKCPAAKAYEELSNTELEFKFPEPGYLEGVKTKQKAIVKVSNMEFQYPGTSKPQITDINFQCSLSSRIAVIGPNGAGKSTLINVLTGELLPTSGEVYTHENCRIAYIKQHAFAHIESHLDKTPSEYIQWRFQTGEDRETMDRANRQINENDAEAMNKIFKIEGTPRRIAGIHSRRKFKNTYEYECSFLLGENIGMKSERWVPMMSVDNAWIPRGELVESHAKMVAEVDMKEALASGQFRPLTRKEIEEHCSMLGLDPEIVSHSRIRGLSGGQKVKLVLAAGTWQRPHLIVLDEPTNYLDRDSLGALSKALKEFEGGVIIITHSAEFTKNLTEEVWAVKDGRMTPSGHNWVSGQGAGPRIEKKEDEEDKFDAMGNKIAGGKKKKKLSSAELRKKKKERMKKKKELGDAYVSSDEEF, encoded by the coding sequence ATGTCTGATTCCCAGCAATCCATTAAAGTTCTAGAAGAACTCTTCCAGAAGTTATCTGTTGCTACTGCTGACAACAGAGATGATATCGCTTCTGAAGTcgcttctttcttgaatggTAACATTATTGAACATGATGTTCCAGAACACTTCTTCTGTGAATTGACCAAGGGTATCAAGGACAAGAAGACCGCTGCTAACTCCATGCAAGCTGTTGCTCATATTGCTAACCAATCTAACTTGTCTCCATCTGTCGAACCATACATCGTTGAATTGGTTCCAGCTATTTGCAGCAACGCTGGTCACAAGGACAAGGAAATTCAAACTATTGCCAGTGAAACTTTGATTTCTATCGTCAATGCTGTTAACCCAGTTGCCGTCAAAGCTTTGTTGCCACATTTAACTAACGCTATCGTCGAAACCAACAAATggcaagaaaagatttctaTTCTTGCTGCTTTCTCCGCTATGGTTGATGCTGCTAAGGACCAAGTCGCTCTAAGAATGCCTGAATTGATTCCAGTTTTGTCAGAAACTATGTGGGACACCAAGAAGGAAGTCAAGGCCGCTGCTACTGCCACCATGACTAAGGCCACCGAAACTGTTGACAACAAGGATATTGAACGTTTCATTCCAAGTTTGATTCAATGTATTGCTGACCCAACTCAAGTTCCAGAAACAGTCCATTTGTTAGGTGCTACTACTTTCGTTGCTGAAGTCACCCCAGCTACTTTGTCTATTATGGTTCCATTGTTGTCTAGAGGTTTGAACGAAAGAGAAACCGGTATCAAACGTAAGTCAGCTGTTATCATTGATAACATGTGTAAGTTGGTCGAAGATCCACAAGTTATTGCTCCTTTCTTGGGTAAATTGTTGCCTGGTTTGAAGGGTAACTTTGCTACCATTGCTGATCCAGAAGCCAGAGAAGTTACATTGAGAGCTTTGAagactttgaaaagagttGGTAACGTTGGTGAAGACGACGTTATCCCAGAAGCTTCTCATGCAGGTGATGTTTCTACTACTTTGCAAGTTGTTAACGACTTGTTGAAGGAAGAAACCGTTGCTCCAAGATTCAAGATTGTTGTTGAATACATTGCCGCCATTGGTGCTGATTTGATTGACGAAAGAATCATTGACCAACAAGCTTGGTTCACTCACATTACTCCATACATGACCATCTTCTTACACGAAAAGAAGGCTAAGGACATTTTGGATGAATTCAGAAAGAGAGCTGTTGACAACATTCCAGTTGGTCCAAACTtcgatgatgaagaagatgaaggtgAAGATCTATGTAACTGTGAATTCTCTTTGGCTTACGGTGCTAAAATCTTGTTGAACAAAACTCAATTGAGATTGAAGAGAGCTAGAAGATATGGTATCTGTGGTCCAAACGGTTGTGGTAAATCCACTTTAATGAGAGCTATTGCTAACGGACAAGTCGATGGTTTCCCAACCCAAGAAGAATGTAGAACCGTCTATGTTGAACACGATATTGATGGTACTCACTCTGACACTTCTGTCTTAGATTTTGTTTTCGAATCTGGTGTCGGTACCAAGGAAGCTATCAAGGACAAATTGATTGAGTTTGGTTTCACCGATGAAATGATTTCTATGCCAATCTCTGCCCTATCTGGTGGTTGGAAGATGAAGTTGGCTCTAGCTAGAGCTGTGTTGAGAAATGCTGATATCTTGTTGTTAGATGAACCAACTAACCATTTGGATACCGTTAATGTTGCTTGGTTAGTTAACTACTTGAACACTTGTGGTATCACCTCCATTACTATTTCTCACGATTCTGTTTTCTTAGATAACGTTTGTGAATATATTATCAACTACGAAGGTTTGAAGTTGAGAAAGTACAAGGGTAACTTTACCGAATTTGTTAAGAAATGTCCAGCCGCTAAGGCCTACGAAGAATTATCTAATACCGAATTAGAATTCAAGTTCCCAGAACCAGGTTACTTGGAAGGTGTTAAGACTAAGCAAAAGGCTATTGTCAAGGTTTCCAACATGGAATTCCAATATCCAGGTACTTCTAAACCCCAAATCACTGACATTAACTTCCAATGTTCTTTATCCTCGAGAATTGCTGTCATTGGTCCAAACGGTGCTGGTAAGTCTACTTTGATTAATGTCTTGACTGGTGAACTATTACCAACCTCTGGTGAAGTTTACACTCACGAAAATTGTCGTATTGCTTACATCAAGCAACACGCTTTTGCTCATATCGAATCACATTTGGACAAAACTCCATCCGAATATATTCAATGGAGATTCCAAACTGGTGAAGACAGAGAAACTATGGACAGAGCTAACAGACAAATCAACGAAAACGATGCTGAAGCTATGAACAAGATCTTCAAGATTGAAGGTACCCCAAGAAGAATTGCCGGTATTCACTCCAGAAGAAAGTTCAAGAACACCTACGAATATGAatgttctttcttgttgGGTGAAAACATTGGTATGAAATCTGAAAGATGGGTTCCAATGATGTCCGTCGACAACGCTTGGATTCCAAGAGGTGAATTGGTTGAGTCTCATGCCAAGATGGTTGCTGAAGTTGATATGAAGGAAGCTTTGGCTTCTGGTCAATTCCGTCCATTAACCAGAAAGgaaattgaagaacatTGTTCCATGTTGGGTTTGGACCCAGAAATTGTTTCTCACTCCAGAATTAGAGGTTTGTCTGGTGGTCAAAAAGTTAAGTTGGTCTTAGCTGCCGGTACATGGCAAAGACCTCACTTGATCGTTTTAGATGAACCTACCAACTATTTGGATAGAGACTCTTTGGGTGCTTTATCTAAGGCTTTGAAGGAATTCGAAGGTGGtgttattatcattactCACTCTGCTGAATTCACAAAGAACTTGACTGAAGAAGTCTGGGCTGTCAAGGACGGTAGAATGACTCCATCTGGTCACAACTGGGTTAGTGGTCAAGGTGCTGGTccaagaattgaaaagaaggaggacgaagaagataaaTTCGATGCTATGGGTAACAAGATTGCCGGTGgtaagaagaagaagaagttgtcTTCTGCGGAattgagaaagaagaagaaggagagaatgaagaaaaagaaggaattgGGTGATGCTTACGTTTCTTCTGACGAAGAATTCTAA
- the SSP120 gene encoding nucleobindin SSP120 (similar to Saccharomyces cerevisiae SSP120 (YLR250W); ancestral locus Anc_1.393) has product MRFLKGLLLPLALALYKVTATAEMGSEINVENEKLPEGLTWEEWHMDHEHQLKDYTPETFFALHDVKKKGYLDDNDILSLYGLNREEIVGTGDGMGQHDESEKIDSETAKRVVKFIMKLLDVDDDTKITKEEYLEFAKRGNKFPDLGVGVGHHSDFELEYEIHHWNKFHKDKDPEVKVVHKEDIEHELLHHEHEIEHEEEVQRGASRATVITDDELESRIELENIPEKFKNGIF; this is encoded by the coding sequence ATGAGGTTTTTGAAAGGATTATTACTTCCTTTGGCTTTGGCTTTATATAAAGTAACTGCCACGGCAGAAATGGGATCAGAAATTAATGTGGAAAATGAGAAGCTGCCTGAAGGTTTAACCTGGGAAGAATGGCATATGGACCATGAGCACCAGTTGAAAGACTACACTCCAGAGACTTTCTTTGCGTTGCACGATGTTAAGAAGAAGGGATATTTAGATGATAACGATATTTTATCCCTTTATGGGTTGAACCGTGAAGAAATTGTGGGGACCGGTGATGGCATGGGGCAACATGAtgaatctgaaaaaattgacagTGAAACGGCTAAACGTGTTGTTAAATTCATAATGAAACTGCTAgatgttgatgatgataccaaAATTACTAAGGAGGAGTATCTAGAATTCGCAAAGAGAGGAAACAAGTTCCCTGATCTTGGGGTTGGAGTAGGTCACCATTCTGATTTTGAACTAGAATATGAAATACATCACTGGAATAAGTTTCATAAGGACAAAGATCCAGAAGTTAAAGTCGTACACAAAGAAGACATAGAACATGAGTTGCTTCATCATGAACATGAAATAGAAcacgaagaagaagtccAAAGAGGCGCTTCGAGAGCTACCGTAATAACAGACGATGAACTAGAATCTAGAATAGAACTGGAAAATATACCcgaaaaattcaagaatggCATTTTTTAA